CTGTAGTCGTAGGGCATTACTTTCCTTCTTTTTGTGAAGCATACAATTTTACTTTTCTAAACTTTCAAAAAACATTGCTAATAGTTTTCATCACTTTTAAATCTTACCAAGGTCTGTGCAGCTTCTTTATTCACATATATGTATTAAAACACAGTGTACTGCTATGGATTAGCACTGTGCTGGCTGTCGAGCTTAACATCCCTATTCAGCGGATGGATCACCATTAACAGTTTTATATGCCCTCATTCAATGAGACACCACAGATAGGTTCAGAATTTAAACCAGAACATTGACGGGAAATGTCAGTGTATGTTCTCTCTCTCTGTGATGGAAATCTGTTCCACCACCAAAATTGGAATAGAGTATCTGGAAGTTGTGTGCCACCACAAGAGTGAGTTAAATACCCGAATATGAGACTGAAGTTAAGTTGCACTGGTTTCGATCTTCACTCTAACCATAAGGCCCAATTATAGCTTGTTGAGTGAACCAGATCTTGTATCTGAAGAAGCTACAGATCTGCCAAATTCCAGCAGACACATACCTAAACACAAGGTTAGTTAAAACCAGCCAGAGGCTACCTCCACACATGCTCAACTGTTCCGCATATACTTCTGTAATCGTACTCTGCAAACCGCTGTAAAATTCATGGTGAAGGATATCTGCCATTGTACATCATATTAGAGTTTTATTTCCATTCCATTTTCTTATGGAGCTGTAATTAGTATAATTTTGTCTTTGCCATGATTCCTAAATTTCCTCAAGTCATACTGATGAGTGAAAGTTTGTAAGTAGGTTTTTATGAGACACATGCAGTATatattcaagtgtctgccagttagtTTCTCAGCATTTCCTTGATGCATTCTCGTGAGTACAACCAGCCTGTGACAATGTGTTCCCATTTTCACTCGTATATACATTCTCAATCCCCTCTTTGTCCTGTTTGGTATTTGTAGTTTGGTAATACAACGTGCAGCACACAATTACATCCAATGCTGTTGCTTAGCTTTTTGGCTTTTAGGACTAAGGTGAGACTTCAGTATGGGTCGTTGTGGCACCTTGAGCTTTGAGCATGCACTGGCAGAAagtcagtgtttgaattccaggaacGTATGTGGTCATATCCTCTCGAAATATAATGTGAAAATAGGTTCACAACatttctgaaatctgcctccttgCGCCGTTGAATGTTTCAGATGCCAGCAGGGAACACTTGGTTGCAATATTGCTCCGAGTATTGGCAGCAGTAGTTCATATGCATTCGTCCCCTTTCAGTTTGATTGCAAGCAGATTCAGTAGCCGACAATGTGACCACAGAGTACTTAGTTTACATTTACCATGTATATGCAGGAGTTTAAATGCATCTTGTGTGgatttttactgtgttttattctgctcttacatttaatgtagcaaatatgtGATGTAGTCTTCACTCTATACTCAAATCCGTGATTGCCCATTGCAGGGTGATTCGCCTTTTGGCAAGTCAGAGGCGTACATTAAACTGGAACAGCTGGGAGAGGGATCATATGCGACTGTCTTCAAAGGTTACAGCAAGTAAGTTGTGAGAATATCTTTTTGTTATACTTTGTCACTGTATAATTTCTTACTACTTTACAATTTTATTCTTTTTCCACAGTATATTAACACTTAATTCTAAGTAGTAATAAAATCATATTTTGTCACTATGATACTGATGTGTAACTATGTATAAATCCCAACATCAATTTGGTCAGTACTGTTGTTCATAAAGATTTCTTtgtgttttttcattttacagcctgaCGAACCAAGTTGTGGCCTTAAAGGAGATCAGATTACAAGAGCAGGAAGGTGCCCCTTTTACAGCCATACGAGAGGCATCTCTGCTTAAGGAGTTGAAGCACTGCAACATAGTAACATTGCACGATATTGTGCACACGCGGGAGACACttacatttgtttttgaatatgTGGTAAGTGGCATAACTGTTTATTTTCCATCCTCAGAGTGGCACTTTGCTAAGACAGATACTGGTGAAGGGAAACACGAACTCTGGTTGTTCTCAAGTATTCCTCTATCTTTATAATAAATGAGCAAGGAAAGGTGACTGCCTATATTCGATTGATGTGTATATTTTCACACACACGCTAGTTAGTCACGAATGGTTGCCTTTCCTATGGTTTGTTAATTGTTTCCATCCTTGAGTTATTGTTATTGTACTATTTATATTCAGTAATGGAATGGCTGCGGTTTCACCTGGATTATACACCTTCAGCTACCATCTTCAGAATCATATTTAACTGTATTGTGTTTGTGTTGGTACCATAatgtaattgagtttttgcaacAAAAGTAACAGCGTAGTTTCTAAATGCACAAAAATCATTTTAGTTGTTGTTCATTCTACTAATATTCCTGAAATTTGCAAATTAAATGGATGTTTTCCGTCACAGCACACCGACCTCTCTCAGTATATGGAGAAGCATAGCGGTGGGCTGGAACCACgcaatgtgcgactgtttcttTTCCAACTACTTCGTGGTCTGGCTTACTGCCATCGCCGTCGTGTCCTGCACCGCGATGTCAAACCTCAAAATCTACTCATCAGTGAGATAGGAGAGCTCAAATTAGCCGACTTTGGTATGAAAATGTTTACTGTCTTATTTCTAGTGTAATATTTAAGTATTCTATCGTTATAAAACTACTAAAGAATCCAAGAAACTGCATTATAAGTTCTAAGAAGTTGAACTTTTTTGATAAAAACACTGACATAAAGTCAGAAGCAAAACGTGGAAATACCATAAAAGATGATAGCAAGACTTGTGAACTTCTGAAATTTATATTCCGCATTAAACTCTCCCAATTCTCCATTTTCTGCAGAAATTGTAGATGTAGTAATAAGCTCTTGGGAAActgtaactaaattaaatttgttgTATAAAATTAGTGTCCCCATGCCTGTCTCATTCCCTGTTCACTCCTGTCTTCAAAATACAACATAATATATTGCCCTTTCTGGCAACTTTCAATTACAAGAAACCATGTCAGCAATGTGCATCTTATGATTATAAAACAggaaatatcatttttaatgtttagAACATGCTAGTAAAATGAATGTAACTAACTATGAAGACtctgcagtcttttcattgtgcctgtctggaaCTGTGGCACTTCTATGTAGTAAGTAGCAATTTGTCCTTCTAATATTGTTGTTACCTAAATGTCAGGTAAATGTCAGTACAGGAATAACTGATGATACACATTAGAACGAGCAAGGACCAAAATTATTTGTCAGTGACTACATTATTGTAACCAAAAATGTTTTGTGATTGACTGGGTTACAGTCACAAGTAGAACAGCCATGGGTCTATCCCATCCTGTGACTTTCCATTGTTCAATAATTTCGGTTATTTCACTGCTTTTAATACTTCCGAAGAAAAATAATTTAAGATATCATTCCTATGAAACTGTATTTATGTAGTTGGTAATTATGATATGAATGGCAGGACGATACTAATTTGTTGTTTGTAAGAATGCTTTGAAACTGAAATTATAATTGGGTACAAGAGTTTGAAATGAATTATGCAAACATTATCGTTATATTCTGTCCCCTGCATCGTATTCCTGtaccataaaaaaattttaaaaattatagttGTTACATTACATGGTGACAACTTCACATGCTTTCTTGTTGGGTGAGGCAGAGTGTTCTGTCATCACTGACTGCACTGTTTAATATCAGAAATTCTTTGCCAGTAACAGTTCTATTTGGTGAACCTTCTATTTCCATATtgtaagtaactaaataaatatataaataaataagagaGAATCAGATAAAGAATGGATTTAGTTTTTCTCAGAAATTGTGGGACCCACTGAGCACAGACCTTATGTTACCGTAACTGTTTAGTCATGATCATCTGGAGAACATATGGACAGAAATAAGCAGAAAGTTGTCACATTGAGATCTCATTAAATGCTGGTTCACACAaaattttttgtcatatttgtCACTGACAACACACAGACGGCTGCATCTGTTATCATCATAAAATTTGCCTTTCACTCTTAAACGCGATCATTGATGCACAGCACCTTCACTTGTTACCTTTGACCCACATACAGCCCAAATTCTGTGATGAAAGCCAAAAGATTTGAGATTTTTTTTCCACTTAAAGCTGCATTACATGGAGTGAATTTCAGGGTTTGAGGTTTTCAGGTACAGTGTTTATTTTTTATGGTTACTGTAGGTAAATGAGAAGAAATGTATCTTTCTCACTATTGCACTCTAAAAACACTGACCTAGTGAACGAGTCGATGCAACAGCTGTCCCATTCCTTCCGCTGTTTCTCACATTACATGAAAATCCATGTTATTTTCTGGATAGTCCTTGTCCTACGGGCAGTGGCACCCACTTTCCCATTCCCCATACGAGGTGACCGCACATCACGAGCAATTGGCAAGTGTGGTTATTTTAGTGCTTCAGCTCTTTGAGTGTGACTGTAGGTACAAAACTAAATGTCACCAATAgtaacaaaatttaatttcagtaGAAAATCATGACAGAAATTTGCAAAAAAACGTGTGGCAATTTGAAATATAAAGTTTAGAGATCTAATACTAATTTTTACACTTGCTTTTTTCTTGGCTGTGGGTGTGAATAACAATCTTTAGTTGTTCCAAAGTAGCTACAGAAACACCTTCAGACAAAGGAAGAAAAGTCAGTCAGTGATAACTACCAGTAGCCTCCACTTCCCATACCAGAATCTCTTCTGGTACATTCTATAATTTCCAGTTGTTTACTGTGTTAGTTTTTATCAAATATATTCATATGTATAACAAAAACATTTCTGTTACAGGCCTTGCCCGTGCAAAATCTGTGCCCTCACACACCTACTCCCACGAAGTAGTCACTCTGTGGTATCGCCCACCAGATGTGTTGCTTGGCAGTACAGAGTATTCCACCTCATTAGATATGTGGGGTGTTGGATGTATATTTGTCGAAATGATCACAGGTGTACCTACATTCCCGGGAGTTAGGGATACGTATGACCAGCTGGATAAAATTTTCAAGGTCAGTGTCTAATCTTCTTTTTAtggtaaatatatttttttcctaCAAATGTTGTTCTTCAAGAACTGTACCTTGTAAGTATACCACAGTAAAGATACAGATCAAAtgagtagtgaagcagccactgaagtaAAAAAAGTTATGCTCAGTGCCATTTCCTGCCATTGGGTATTCAGTAAAACTCTTCATTGCAGTTAGATTGCCACCATTCATCTGAGTGATGATACCCTTGTAAAGGGCTGTGCAAGGGTACAACAATGTTTATATGACATGCCCACTTCTGCACAAGGCACTGCCTGTGATGGATATTACATGCCTGTGACACAACTAGAATAGGATGTGCTAGGTAAGTGTATGGAGGCAGGTCTTACATCTAGCATGCCCTTGTGGGATACCCCATAAGCTCAAAAAGTTTTGAAACTGGAGTAATAAAAAATTCGCACAACCAtgagaaactgtcagaaaagtcctccaTTGGGATGTTATAGAACTCACTTATCACTTTGGTTTGAATGTTGGTTACATCAACAAAgcattgacccttcatgtgaatttctgcacttcataattttgtggtaggttcatatGACAACGCTAAGTCTCGTCTCCCATGATGATTTTCAACAGAAAAGTAACACAGCCTCTAGCGGGCAATGTCTGGGGCATAGCGGCTTGTGGGATTCCAATGGAGATATCTCAACTCAGATCTGCTCCTGACAGGATGTGTGTACCATCAGGTAGTACTGATACCTACCCAACAAAGAGAGATTGGAAGGTCAGTCCACCCAAGTAGTAGTCTCAGAATTACAGAAACAGGGCACGAGACTGCTGTAACATTTTCATTGTTATTGAGAGAACAGAGGGAACATCAGGAAAGGTCTCCCCTTTCTATATTTTAAAGCATTCTTGGATATTGGTGGGTCCTTAAGCATTCTTGGATATTGGTGGGTCCTTAAGCATTCTTGGATATTGGTGGGTCCTTAAGCATTCTTGGATATTGGTGGGTCCTTAAGCATTCTTGGATATTGGTGGGTCCTTAAGCATTCTTGGATATTGGTGGGTCCTTAAGCATTCTTGGATATTGGTGGGTCCTTGAGCATTCTTGGATATTGGTGGGTCCTTGAGCATTCTTGGATATTTGTGGGTCCTTAAAGTATTTAGTAACTCCATAACAGAATAACTCTTGTTGAAACTGACAAGTCACACCAAGTAGTTAAGCTTCTAGGATCTGAGGCACCGACAGACCTCTTTTGGAAACTCCCCTACCCATACCTCATTATTGAGGGCTTCAATGCTcacaatgtgctgtggggctcAGTTACATCATGCCCAAGAGTCAAATTATTGAGAGCCTCGTCCATTTAGTGTGTATCTGCCTTTTGAAATCTGGTCAGATGGCACACTTCTCTACAGCTACAGGATCTTTTTCAACCACTTACCTTCATTTTTTCTCCCCAACTATTGGTGACTCATTTCAGTGCGAAGTGGCCACAAATTTGCATTTCAGTGACCACTGTCTCGTGTGAACCCACCTCCTGACTCGGACGGCAGTCGACAGGAGACTGCAAAGTGGATGCTTCAAAAGGCAACTTTGTTGCAGTAAAGTCTGCAGGCCATCTTTGAATGAATGGAATGTACCCAGGAGATGGTGGACCATATTATCTCTGTGGCCAACCATGCTGCTGCTGATTCCAGTTCCCCCATCTAGCAACCACCTCAGATGATGGCCTGTTTCCTGATGGGACAAAGAATGTCACTTGGACAATCTGAGCCAGGCACACACTTCGCGGAAATTTAGAcacctgcaactacagaaaatcttcatgTCTTCGGCTCTTTGAGAGTGCAAGCAAAGTGAGTGATAAAAGAACAGAAGAGAAACTCCTGGAAGGAATTCACAACTTTCGTTAATCGGTccactttaactgatagtttggaCATAAGTAAGGTGGTGTTCAGGCAAAGATGGAGATTGTTGACACAAGAAGACATGACTTGGGCTTTAGTTGAACACTTTTGTACTGTCAATGCCTCATTCAGACAAACAGTTGAGTTGCAGATTTTCTACAGGACTGGAGAGGAGGATGCTCCACATCATCTCGTGTAATGATGTGGTCTGCAATCTTTCATTCCCCATGTGAGAGCTGAATTCAGCTCTGTCTGCAGCCAGACATATGCTACAGGGCTGGATCAGATTCATTATGCCATGCTCAGTCTTCTGTGCTCTGAAGCCAAAGGCAAGCTCCTGTTTTGTTTCAATCAGATGTGGTTTGATGGACTGTACTCCCAGCCTTCTAGAAAGAGGTATTATTAATAATCAAGCAAGGATTGTGCCGTACTAGAGTGTACCTGTTACCAGTTTTACGAGTAGGGCTTTTAAGGGCATGGTCAACTGCCACCTCGTCTGGCTCCTCGAATCCTGAGGGTCACCTATACCATTCCCAGTGTGGTTTCAAGTGTTTAGGTCTGCCCTTGACAACATGATTCTACTGGAGAGGTGATACAGGAGTCTTTATTATGCCGAAACCATTTGGCCAATACGTTTTTTGATCTTCAGAAAGCAAAAGATACCACTTGTAGGTACAGCATCCAGCACAAACTTCATGAATGGGAACTACCTGCCTCTTCTTATCCAATCCTTACTTGAGAGTTATTTATCATGTCGGTGATGAACGGTGTGACTGCTTTAT
This genomic interval from Schistocerca cancellata isolate TAMUIC-IGC-003103 chromosome 3, iqSchCanc2.1, whole genome shotgun sequence contains the following:
- the LOC126175262 gene encoding cyclin-dependent kinase 14 isoform X2 encodes the protein MSDWDGLGDRDRVTRQLSVSSDSKLLDEDIREEARVILRPKKPPRPKSEVFLNKEGQRRTKRYSAFGGDSPFGKSEAYIKLEQLGEGSYATVFKGYSNLTNQVVALKEIRLQEQEGAPFTAIREASLLKELKHCNIVTLHDIVHTRETLTFVFEYVHTDLSQYMEKHSGGLEPRNVRLFLFQLLRGLAYCHRRRVLHRDVKPQNLLISEIGELKLADFGLARAKSVPSHTYSHEVVTLWYRPPDVLLGSTEYSTSLDMWGVGCIFVEMITGVPTFPGVRDTYDQLDKIFKVLGTPTEETWEGVTRLPGYKPHKLGFYRGQKLGLTFPRLYDIMEGENMASALLQLNPDNRIGAEDALRHRYFASLPRKLYELPDENSIFSVEGVYLFPEGRSCSVKT
- the LOC126175262 gene encoding cyclin-dependent kinase 14 isoform X1 is translated as MCCCAPATDDSSSDWDGLGDRDRVTRQLSVSSDSKLLDEDIREEARVILRPKKPPRPKSEVFLNKEGQRRTKRYSAFGGDSPFGKSEAYIKLEQLGEGSYATVFKGYSNLTNQVVALKEIRLQEQEGAPFTAIREASLLKELKHCNIVTLHDIVHTRETLTFVFEYVHTDLSQYMEKHSGGLEPRNVRLFLFQLLRGLAYCHRRRVLHRDVKPQNLLISEIGELKLADFGLARAKSVPSHTYSHEVVTLWYRPPDVLLGSTEYSTSLDMWGVGCIFVEMITGVPTFPGVRDTYDQLDKIFKVLGTPTEETWEGVTRLPGYKPHKLGFYRGQKLGLTFPRLYDIMEGENMASALLQLNPDNRIGAEDALRHRYFASLPRKLYELPDENSIFSVEGVYLFPEGRSCSVKT